A DNA window from Nitrospirota bacterium contains the following coding sequences:
- the erpA gene encoding iron-sulfur cluster insertion protein ErpA, with product MLTITAIAEQKIKELMVEEKDIIGLRVYVKGGGCHGYQYGMAFESKMGDDDTVFEKNEVKVIMDSQSAPLLQGAEVDYVDSLQGSGFAIKNPQAKTTCGCGSSFSA from the coding sequence ATGTTGACGATTACGGCGATTGCGGAACAAAAGATTAAAGAATTAATGGTGGAAGAGAAAGATATCATCGGGTTGCGCGTCTACGTCAAAGGCGGCGGATGCCATGGCTACCAATACGGCATGGCCTTCGAATCGAAGATGGGCGATGACGACACGGTGTTCGAAAAGAATGAAGTGAAGGTCATCATGGATTCGCAGAGCGCCCCGCTCTTGCAAGGCGCTGAGGTCGATTATGTCGATAGTCTGCAGGGCTCCGGGTTTGCGATCAAAAATCCGCAAGCGAAGACGACCTGTGGCTGCGGCAGCTCTTTCAGCGCCTAA
- a CDS encoding site-specific integrase, translated as MMGLLKRNKVWWMSFMYQGRQVRRTTGTTDKRTAESILCKVKVQIAEGRFFERREEQERTFGEMMDRYLKERSVLKAPKSHQRDCQVLNHLRPVFGASVLAEVTPKVLAGYKTQRRLENAAPATINKELQLVRHAFNVAMREWEWCRENPMHRVSLEQVRNEVDRWLTANEEESLIASSSPWLREIIGFALNTGMRQGEILNLQWQDVDFARGILMVMKSKNGTRRTIPLNATVYELLAAKQATTGASSGPVFRTPLGHELQVRYLVREFCEARNRAGIPDFRFHDMRHTFATRLVQRGVDLYKVQRLLGHKTSLMTQRYAHHSPESLRDGVNVLDQPQPERFSTNLAQGPILSGLARARTLASY; from the coding sequence ATGATGGGGCTCTTGAAGCGGAATAAGGTCTGGTGGATGAGTTTTATGTATCAAGGGCGACAAGTTCGACGTACGACGGGTACGACGGACAAACGCACGGCCGAATCGATCCTGTGCAAGGTGAAGGTGCAAATTGCTGAAGGTCGGTTCTTTGAGAGGCGTGAGGAACAGGAACGCACTTTTGGGGAAATGATGGATCGGTATCTCAAAGAGCGGTCGGTTCTGAAAGCGCCAAAGAGCCACCAGCGTGACTGTCAGGTCTTGAACCATCTCCGGCCTGTGTTCGGAGCATCGGTGCTGGCCGAGGTCACGCCGAAGGTGCTGGCGGGCTACAAGACCCAACGGCGACTAGAGAACGCGGCTCCTGCCACGATCAACAAGGAGCTACAGCTCGTCCGTCATGCGTTCAACGTGGCAATGCGCGAATGGGAGTGGTGCCGGGAGAACCCCATGCACCGAGTCTCGCTAGAGCAAGTGCGGAACGAAGTGGATCGTTGGCTGACGGCCAACGAAGAGGAGAGCCTCATCGCCTCGTCCTCGCCCTGGCTTCGAGAGATTATCGGTTTCGCGCTGAACACGGGCATGCGTCAAGGAGAGATCCTCAACCTGCAATGGCAGGACGTGGATTTTGCGCGAGGGATCCTCATGGTGATGAAGAGCAAGAACGGAACTCGCCGCACGATCCCCTTGAATGCGACCGTGTACGAGCTGTTAGCGGCTAAGCAAGCCACGACGGGAGCCTCATCCGGTCCCGTGTTCAGAACCCCGCTCGGGCATGAACTCCAAGTACGCTACTTGGTTCGGGAGTTTTGCGAGGCACGCAATCGGGCAGGCATTCCAGACTTCCGCTTCCACGACATGCGGCACACGTTCGCCACGCGATTAGTACAACGTGGCGTGGATTTGTACAAGGTACAACGTCTGCTGGGTCACAAGACCAGCTTGATGACGCAACGGTATGCGCATCATTCGCCGGAGAGCTTGCGAGACGGCGTGAATGTCCTGGATCAGCCGCAACCGGAGCGATTTAGCACAAATTTAGCACAAGGACCGATTTTGAGCGGTCTTGCGAGAGCGAGGACTCTCGCAAGTTACTGA
- the folE gene encoding GTP cyclohydrolase I FolE has product MAKQAVKRRGQRQVEDVNGSGKPVDLDVLQSLVTEMLLALGEKPGRNGLVKTPERVAKALAFMTQGYQRDIDHLLNGALFPIEYDEMVIVKDIDFFSMCEHHLLPFYGKVHVGYLPNKKVVGLSKIPRIVDTFARRLQVQERLTVQIAETLKSKLNAHGVGVVVEARHLCMMMRGVEKQNTTAVTSSMLGAFRSQPQTRLEFLKLIRRGSVGDSD; this is encoded by the coding sequence ATGGCTAAGCAGGCAGTCAAGCGGCGGGGGCAGCGACAGGTTGAAGACGTCAACGGGAGCGGCAAACCAGTGGATCTGGATGTGCTGCAATCCCTGGTGACGGAAATGTTGCTCGCGCTCGGCGAAAAGCCAGGCCGGAACGGGCTTGTGAAGACTCCTGAGCGAGTGGCCAAGGCCCTCGCTTTCATGACTCAGGGGTATCAGCGGGACATTGACCACCTCTTAAACGGCGCGCTCTTTCCCATCGAGTACGACGAGATGGTGATCGTGAAGGACATCGATTTCTTCAGCATGTGCGAACATCATCTTCTGCCCTTCTACGGCAAGGTCCATGTGGGGTATCTGCCCAACAAGAAGGTGGTGGGGCTCAGCAAGATTCCTCGCATCGTGGACACCTTTGCGAGACGGCTCCAAGTCCAGGAACGGTTGACCGTCCAGATCGCCGAAACGCTCAAATCCAAGCTCAATGCCCATGGAGTGGGCGTGGTCGTCGAAGCGCGGCACCTCTGCATGATGATGCGGGGCGTCGAAAAACAGAATACCACCGCGGTCACGAGCTCCATGCTCGGCGCCTTCCGCAGTCAGCCGCAAACCAGGCTGGAGTTTTTGAAGCTCATCCGCCGTGGCAGCGTCGGCGATTCCGATTAG
- a CDS encoding replication-associated recombination protein A produces the protein MMTAHDQTPDLFGTPEGGKSVEAPLAERLRPREFADFVGQDDITAPDRPLRRAIEADQLSSVIFWGPPGSGKTTLAHLVARHTKAQFVPFSAVTGGVPELRAIIKTAEQRQAINGQRTILFVDEIHRFNKAQQDAFLPHVERGTIILVGATTENPSFEVISPLLSRSLVIVLKSLSPEALGQILDRALTDSEIGLGKWKASLSPEAQERLIAYGNGDARALLTALDFVVRQQQAGPDGTRLIDGAALEAALMKKSIRYDKSGEEHYNVISAYIKSLRDSDPDGALYWLARMLEGGEDPKFIARRLVIFASEDVGNADPMGLVVATAVAQAVQFVGLPEAQINLAQGTTYLATRPKDNASYVGLLEAMEDAKSHGNLGVPLHLRNAVTSMMKGFGYGKGYRYVHDDPQARGQDHLPESLKGRRYYRPKSA, from the coding sequence ATGATGACTGCTCACGATCAGACTCCCGATTTATTTGGCACTCCCGAAGGGGGGAAGTCCGTTGAGGCTCCCTTGGCCGAGCGTTTGAGGCCTCGTGAGTTCGCGGATTTCGTCGGGCAGGATGACATCACGGCGCCGGATCGGCCCTTGCGGAGGGCCATCGAGGCGGATCAATTGTCCTCCGTCATCTTCTGGGGGCCGCCTGGCTCCGGCAAAACCACGCTGGCTCATCTCGTCGCGCGCCATACCAAAGCGCAGTTCGTGCCCTTCTCGGCGGTCACAGGGGGGGTGCCGGAACTGCGGGCCATCATCAAGACCGCGGAGCAACGCCAGGCCATCAACGGTCAACGAACCATCCTCTTTGTCGACGAAATCCATCGGTTCAATAAGGCGCAGCAGGACGCCTTTCTTCCCCATGTTGAGCGGGGGACGATCATCCTGGTCGGGGCGACGACGGAGAACCCTTCCTTCGAAGTGATTTCACCCCTTCTGTCTCGCTCTTTGGTTATCGTGCTCAAGTCCCTTTCACCCGAGGCGCTCGGGCAGATCCTGGACCGGGCGCTCACAGATTCTGAGATCGGATTGGGGAAGTGGAAGGCCAGCCTGTCCCCTGAGGCCCAGGAACGATTGATTGCCTATGGCAACGGCGATGCCAGGGCGCTTCTGACGGCGCTAGATTTTGTGGTCCGGCAGCAGCAGGCCGGGCCTGACGGGACTCGCCTGATCGATGGAGCGGCGCTGGAAGCCGCGCTAATGAAGAAGTCGATCCGGTACGACAAGTCCGGTGAAGAACATTACAACGTCATCTCCGCCTACATTAAGAGCCTCCGCGATTCCGATCCTGATGGAGCCCTCTATTGGCTTGCCCGGATGTTGGAAGGAGGGGAGGACCCGAAATTCATTGCGAGACGCCTGGTGATCTTTGCCTCTGAGGACGTAGGGAATGCCGATCCGATGGGGTTGGTGGTGGCGACCGCAGTCGCTCAGGCTGTGCAGTTTGTGGGGCTTCCAGAGGCACAGATCAACTTAGCTCAAGGAACAACCTATCTCGCCACCAGGCCCAAAGATAATGCCTCCTACGTCGGATTACTTGAAGCCATGGAAGATGCAAAATCTCATGGAAATCTGGGAGTCCCTCTCCATTTACGGAATGCCGTGACATCGATGATGAAGGGGTTCGGGTACGGGAAAGGCTATCGCTATGTCCATGACGATCCCCAGGCCAGGGGGCAGGATCATCTCCCTGAATCGCTCAAGGGCCGTCGGTACTATCGGCCTAAGAGCGCGTAA
- a CDS encoding adenylosuccinate synthase, translated as MGNLVVIGAQWGDEGKGKIVDILARDVDAVVRYQGGSNAGHTVINDRGTFVFHLIPSGILYRGTLCVIGNGVVVDPASLIEEMDHLQTQGVKIGKNFVVSQRAHLILPYHKAIDKAAEQSKGSRRIGTTGRGIGPSYADKMARIGIRMGDLLNPKAFRTKLEENLVEVNWFAEKLYKMERFEVEKVFQQYMGYADRLKSHIVDTVMLVNKMVDGKKTVLFEGAQGTHLDVDFGTYPFVTSSSSTAGGASTGSGVGPTKIDAVLGIVKAYTTRVGSGPFPTELTDEVGGGLQARGKEFGSTTGRARRCGWFDGVVMRYATKVNGLTSLAVTKLDVLDGCKELKVCTGYRYQGKLHRDMPSDLQVLTECEPVYKTFKGWSGSTSGATAYKQLPAEAKRYLQYLEEIAECPIDIISTGSKRSETIILRNPLKTRSRAR; from the coding sequence ATGGGAAATCTCGTAGTCATCGGGGCGCAGTGGGGCGACGAAGGCAAGGGCAAGATCGTGGATATCTTGGCCCGCGACGTCGATGCCGTCGTGCGTTATCAGGGCGGGTCCAATGCCGGGCACACCGTGATCAATGACCGTGGCACCTTCGTGTTTCACCTCATCCCCTCAGGTATCCTCTATCGCGGCACGCTCTGTGTGATCGGGAACGGGGTCGTCGTGGACCCGGCCTCCTTGATCGAGGAGATGGATCATCTCCAGACTCAAGGAGTGAAGATCGGCAAGAATTTTGTCGTTAGTCAGCGCGCCCATCTCATCCTGCCCTATCACAAGGCTATCGACAAGGCAGCGGAACAGTCGAAAGGCTCTCGCAGAATCGGTACGACGGGGCGTGGCATCGGCCCTTCCTATGCCGACAAGATGGCGCGAATCGGGATTCGTATGGGGGATCTGCTCAATCCCAAGGCCTTTCGCACCAAACTCGAAGAGAATCTGGTCGAAGTCAATTGGTTTGCCGAGAAGCTCTATAAGATGGAGCGGTTCGAAGTCGAAAAAGTCTTCCAGCAGTATATGGGCTATGCCGATCGGCTCAAGAGCCATATCGTCGATACGGTCATGCTCGTCAATAAGATGGTCGACGGAAAGAAGACCGTCTTGTTCGAAGGGGCGCAAGGGACGCATTTGGATGTGGACTTCGGCACCTATCCCTTCGTGACCTCTTCCAGCTCAACGGCCGGCGGCGCCTCGACGGGCAGCGGCGTGGGACCGACGAAGATCGACGCGGTCCTCGGGATCGTCAAAGCCTACACGACACGCGTCGGCAGCGGGCCCTTCCCCACGGAATTGACCGATGAAGTGGGAGGCGGGCTCCAGGCCAGAGGAAAAGAATTCGGCTCGACGACGGGACGCGCGCGCCGCTGCGGCTGGTTCGATGGCGTCGTCATGCGTTACGCCACCAAGGTGAATGGACTCACGTCATTGGCCGTCACGAAACTGGACGTGCTCGACGGCTGCAAAGAATTAAAAGTATGCACCGGCTATCGCTATCAAGGGAAGCTCCATCGCGACATGCCCTCCGATCTTCAGGTCCTGACCGAGTGCGAGCCGGTCTATAAGACGTTCAAGGGCTGGTCCGGCTCCACCTCCGGCGCGACCGCCTACAAGCAGCTTCCCGCGGAGGCCAAGCGCTATCTCCAGTATCTGGAGGAGATCGCCGAATGTCCCATCGATATTATTTCGACCGGTTCGAAGCGTAGCGAAACCATCATTCTGCGCAATCCGCTCAAGACCCGTTCCCGCGCGCGGTAA
- a CDS encoding helix-turn-helix domain-containing protein: MLLTIKDLSEQLRIKPATLYAWAAHGKIPCRKIHGLLRFDQNDIDCWLASFAPPPYVPPQIGNRRADKSDLDRLIASAKREVYTSGHGETRPRSSLIRKEEHDGALEAE; encoded by the coding sequence ATGCTGTTGACGATCAAAGACCTTTCTGAACAGCTACGAATTAAACCCGCGACCCTCTACGCCTGGGCCGCGCATGGCAAGATCCCCTGCCGAAAGATTCATGGGTTACTCCGGTTTGATCAAAACGACATAGACTGCTGGCTCGCTTCCTTCGCTCCCCCACCGTACGTACCGCCCCAGATCGGGAACCGGAGGGCTGACAAGTCCGACCTCGACCGGCTCATTGCGAGCGCAAAACGCGAGGTCTATACTTCCGGCCACGGGGAAACTAGACCGAGATCAAGCCTCATCAGGAAGGAGGAGCATGATGGGGCTCTTGAAGCGGAATAA
- the nuoF gene encoding NADH-quinone oxidoreductase subunit NuoF: MTTATDARVLQTLDGPPWDIDAYLKIGGYEAWKKCVKELSATDIVNELKKAGLRGRGGAGFPTGIKWEKVLNHRVKEHYFVCNAGEHEPGTFKDRYMLKQAPHQLIEGCLIAAYTVQAKAAFIYLNHEYEEERENLKKALAQAKERGFLGKNAMGSGMDLDLQIFDGYGSYVAGEETAMLESMQGRPAMPRQKPPFYPTDFGLYGKPTLVNNVETLCNIPRILQKGAAWFTQVGTEKCPGTMMFSLSGAINKPGVYERPMGITIRELIDTCGGGVPGGRKIKAVFPGGPAFSMVTADQLDLTMDFDSLKKAGTGLGSAGMIVVDDATCMVAKTLHFSNFFKGESCGQCPPCRMGTINLAALLTKIEQGEGTQKDMDSLLQLCGFVKGTGYCTLVTGAAVLVQSSVKLFRHEFDEHIRLQRCPYQPVAAGAAAH, encoded by the coding sequence ATGACGACCGCAACTGACGCACGAGTTCTCCAAACACTTGACGGGCCCCCTTGGGATATCGATGCCTATCTGAAAATCGGGGGCTACGAGGCCTGGAAGAAGTGCGTCAAAGAGCTGAGCGCCACCGATATCGTCAATGAACTGAAGAAGGCCGGACTCCGTGGGCGCGGGGGCGCCGGCTTCCCCACCGGCATCAAGTGGGAAAAGGTCCTCAACCACCGGGTCAAAGAACATTACTTCGTCTGCAACGCAGGTGAGCATGAGCCCGGCACGTTTAAGGACCGCTATATGCTCAAGCAGGCGCCCCATCAGCTCATCGAAGGCTGCCTCATCGCGGCCTATACGGTGCAAGCTAAGGCGGCCTTCATCTATCTGAATCATGAGTATGAGGAAGAGCGGGAGAATCTGAAGAAGGCCTTGGCGCAGGCGAAGGAGCGGGGCTTCCTGGGCAAGAATGCCATGGGCAGCGGGATGGATCTCGACCTGCAAATCTTCGACGGCTATGGAAGCTACGTGGCTGGTGAAGAGACCGCGATGCTTGAATCGATGCAAGGGCGGCCGGCGATGCCGAGACAGAAGCCGCCGTTTTACCCGACAGATTTCGGCCTGTACGGAAAACCGACGCTGGTCAACAACGTTGAAACCCTCTGCAACATTCCGAGGATCCTCCAGAAGGGTGCGGCCTGGTTCACGCAGGTTGGTACGGAAAAGTGTCCCGGCACGATGATGTTCTCGCTCAGTGGCGCCATCAACAAGCCAGGCGTGTACGAGCGGCCAATGGGGATCACGATCCGGGAACTGATTGATACATGCGGCGGCGGCGTGCCGGGTGGGCGTAAGATCAAGGCGGTCTTTCCCGGTGGCCCGGCCTTTTCGATGGTTACAGCCGATCAGCTCGACCTGACGATGGATTTCGATTCCTTGAAGAAGGCCGGCACAGGGCTGGGGTCAGCCGGCATGATCGTGGTCGATGATGCGACCTGTATGGTGGCGAAGACCCTGCATTTTTCGAACTTCTTTAAGGGCGAGAGTTGTGGTCAGTGTCCTCCCTGTCGGATGGGCACGATCAATCTTGCCGCGCTGCTGACCAAGATCGAGCAGGGCGAGGGGACGCAGAAGGACATGGATAGCCTCCTCCAGCTCTGCGGGTTTGTGAAGGGGACCGGCTATTGCACGTTGGTGACCGGCGCAGCCGTGCTGGTCCAGAGCAGTGTGAAATTGTTCCGCCACGAGTTTGATGAGCATATCCGTTTGCAGCGTTGCCCCTATCAGCCGGTAGCGGCTGGTGCAGCGGCGCATTAG
- a CDS encoding PilZ domain-containing protein, whose product MKRQDQKNGGLIAATNERRKFVRATLVGSALISPKSGAKAMTAVLDNVNRVGAGLHTKEKLAMALPVTVSLAFLDSDRAEQMERLDGKVAWVKPWEKGFLIGVVWDELVTKEKNRWLSYYLEETVKSST is encoded by the coding sequence GTGAAGCGGCAGGATCAAAAAAATGGTGGATTGATCGCAGCCACGAATGAACGGCGTAAGTTCGTTCGGGCGACGCTGGTTGGCTCAGCGCTGATTTCCCCGAAAAGTGGAGCCAAGGCGATGACGGCCGTATTGGATAACGTCAATAGAGTCGGCGCAGGCTTGCACACGAAAGAGAAGTTGGCGATGGCCCTGCCTGTGACCGTGTCATTGGCGTTTCTGGATTCTGATCGTGCAGAGCAGATGGAGCGGCTCGACGGGAAAGTGGCTTGGGTCAAGCCGTGGGAGAAGGGGTTTCTGATCGGCGTCGTCTGGGACGAGCTGGTCACGAAAGAAAAGAACCGCTGGTTGTCTTACTACCTCGAAGAAACGGTCAAATCCTCCACCTAG
- a CDS encoding 6-carboxytetrahydropterin synthase: protein MAQASVTRRYRFCAAHRLHTDHLSPEENWAAFGKCNNPNGHGHNYVVLVTVQSAVSAAPRGGFDLGRLDQVVGEQVVARFDHHDLNLDPEFADCTTTGENLVLLIWDLLVKHLPAGQLEKVGLIETRDNYFEYAGSSSQAPVLREGRHG, encoded by the coding sequence ATGGCCCAGGCAAGCGTGACGAGACGATATCGGTTCTGTGCGGCCCATCGGCTGCACACGGATCATTTATCGCCAGAAGAAAACTGGGCGGCGTTCGGGAAATGCAATAATCCCAACGGGCATGGCCATAACTATGTCGTGTTGGTGACGGTGCAGAGTGCTGTGTCGGCAGCGCCAAGGGGGGGCTTCGATCTCGGTCGGTTGGATCAGGTTGTCGGCGAGCAGGTGGTCGCCAGATTCGACCATCACGATCTCAACCTCGATCCTGAATTTGCCGATTGCACCACAACGGGGGAAAACCTGGTGCTGCTGATCTGGGATCTCCTCGTGAAGCACCTTCCAGCCGGACAGTTGGAAAAAGTTGGATTGATCGAAACGCGCGACAATTATTTCGAGTATGCGGGGTCGTCGAGTCAGGCCCCGGTGCTCAGAGAGGGACGGCATGGCTAA
- a CDS encoding urate hydroxylase PuuD, producing MKFLENPMQTIGAGFALTAVLMVGYLGMAGVGVGEADWAGLLLRWVHFLAGITWIGLLYFFNLINAAFLKSLDGPTKNIVIPKLMPAALNWFRYGATVTVLAGILLYAKTYGMQGGAGATALMIGGVLGIIMMANVHAIIWPNQKKIIAAVTAAAAAQGTPAPAEMAQWGRTALLASRVNFMLSIPMLLFMAAGSHLK from the coding sequence ATGAAATTTCTTGAGAATCCGATGCAGACGATCGGCGCAGGGTTTGCGCTGACCGCAGTGTTGATGGTGGGGTATCTCGGTATGGCCGGTGTTGGGGTCGGCGAGGCAGACTGGGCCGGTCTGTTGTTGCGCTGGGTTCACTTTCTAGCCGGGATCACCTGGATCGGACTGTTGTATTTCTTCAACCTCATCAATGCCGCCTTCCTGAAGAGTCTGGACGGTCCAACCAAGAATATCGTGATTCCCAAGTTGATGCCTGCCGCGTTGAACTGGTTCCGTTATGGCGCCACGGTCACGGTGCTGGCCGGGATCCTCTTGTACGCGAAAACCTATGGCATGCAGGGCGGCGCAGGCGCGACCGCGCTCATGATCGGTGGCGTCTTGGGTATCATCATGATGGCCAACGTCCACGCAATCATTTGGCCGAACCAGAAGAAGATCATCGCGGCGGTGACTGCGGCAGCGGCAGCTCAGGGAACCCCGGCGCCGGCGGAAATGGCCCAATGGGGCCGGACGGCGCTCCTCGCGTCGCGGGTCAATTTTATGTTGTCGATTCCCATGCTGTTGTTTATGGCTGCCGGCAGCCACCTCAAGTAG
- a CDS encoding 2Fe-2S iron-sulfur cluster-binding protein encodes MPRVTFLHPQGKSGEVELNTSLLEASKLLGFVLNNDCGGNASCTTCRVEVQIGTENLSEIDFDEQDLLDREALSEPWHRLGCQAKVLGDVVVLVPEGKWVAPTTGQSESQGIEIR; translated from the coding sequence ATGCCGCGCGTGACGTTTCTCCATCCTCAGGGCAAAAGCGGAGAGGTTGAGCTCAATACGTCACTGCTGGAGGCGTCGAAGCTGCTCGGGTTTGTGTTGAATAATGATTGCGGCGGGAATGCCTCATGCACGACCTGTCGGGTGGAAGTGCAGATCGGCACGGAGAACCTGTCGGAGATTGATTTCGACGAGCAGGATCTTCTCGATCGGGAAGCCCTCAGCGAGCCGTGGCACCGCCTCGGGTGCCAGGCCAAGGTGCTGGGAGACGTGGTGGTGTTAGTGCCCGAAGGTAAGTGGGTGGCGCCCACGACGGGGCAGTCTGAGTCGCAGGGTATTGAAATTCGGTAG
- a CDS encoding ABC-F family ATP-binding cassette domain-containing protein, protein MLQIESVYKQYSTRVLLEGATAHLRPGSRVGLVGPNGAGKTTLFRMILEEESPDKGTIRKRPRLRIGYLPQELETITGKNVLDATHRDIYPEHEAERILMGLGFSELDFGREVEKLSGGYRMRVALAHLLLSKPDVLMLDEPTNHLDKPTQRWFEQFLLDSEMTLLIISHDTEFLNRVVTHIWDLRHHKIEEYRGNYTSFQKIRAERDAQQEAAAGRQAKEVARVQTFVDRFRYQANKASQVQSRIKQLDKVKMIEVKRDPKRVKFKFPIPPPSGRQVLELQGASKRYGEKVVYEKVDCSIERGQRVALVGENGAGKSTLLKMLAGVLEPDNGKRSIGHGVTLHYFAQHQAETLNPEHTILESLAEVSNQAETNFLRGIAGAFLFTGDDQKKPIKALSGGERNRVALARMLVEPANTLLLDEPTNHLDPASVDMLTDALSDFPGTIIFISHDPTFLTRVCTRVIEIEEGKARSFTGDYEYYLWKKAQEIESIKESSEDLKGADRGKTVGPTKAMLSQTQAKPSAGERRDLSKTQARLEKQIVKAEADIAECETKIKARDLELANPALYKDESTKWSVLQTEYEGWKSELARLTTRWETLSAELEGVKQKLTAYA, encoded by the coding sequence ATGCTCCAAATCGAATCCGTCTATAAACAATATTCCACGAGAGTGCTGCTTGAGGGCGCCACGGCGCATCTCCGCCCCGGTTCGCGGGTCGGCCTGGTGGGGCCTAACGGCGCCGGCAAAACGACTCTCTTCCGCATGATCCTCGAGGAGGAGTCGCCGGACAAGGGCACTATCCGCAAACGGCCCAGGCTCCGCATCGGCTATCTCCCGCAGGAGCTCGAAACCATCACGGGCAAAAACGTGCTGGACGCCACGCACCGCGACATCTATCCCGAGCATGAAGCCGAACGCATCCTCATGGGATTGGGATTTTCGGAGCTCGACTTCGGGCGTGAAGTCGAAAAGCTGTCAGGCGGCTATCGGATGCGCGTCGCCTTGGCACATCTGCTGCTGAGCAAGCCTGACGTGCTGATGCTCGACGAGCCGACCAACCACTTGGACAAACCGACGCAGCGCTGGTTCGAGCAATTCCTCCTGGACTCGGAAATGACGCTGCTAATCATCAGCCACGACACGGAATTTCTCAATCGTGTCGTCACCCACATCTGGGACCTCCGGCACCACAAGATCGAAGAATATCGCGGCAACTATACCTCGTTCCAAAAAATCCGCGCCGAACGGGACGCGCAGCAAGAAGCCGCCGCGGGACGCCAGGCCAAAGAAGTCGCGCGGGTTCAAACCTTCGTGGATCGATTCCGCTACCAGGCGAACAAAGCCAGCCAGGTCCAATCGCGCATCAAACAGCTTGATAAGGTCAAGATGATTGAGGTGAAGCGCGATCCCAAGCGGGTGAAGTTCAAATTCCCCATCCCCCCACCGAGCGGCCGGCAGGTGCTAGAGCTCCAGGGCGCGTCCAAACGCTATGGCGAAAAAGTGGTCTACGAGAAAGTCGACTGTTCGATCGAACGGGGCCAGCGCGTGGCGTTGGTAGGAGAAAACGGGGCGGGCAAAAGCACGCTGCTCAAGATGCTGGCCGGAGTGCTGGAGCCGGACAACGGCAAACGGTCTATCGGCCATGGTGTCACCCTGCACTACTTCGCCCAACACCAGGCAGAAACGCTGAACCCGGAACATACGATCCTGGAGTCCCTCGCCGAGGTTTCCAACCAGGCGGAAACGAATTTCCTCCGCGGGATTGCCGGCGCCTTCCTGTTTACCGGCGACGATCAAAAGAAACCGATCAAGGCCCTGAGCGGAGGCGAACGCAACCGCGTTGCGCTCGCACGGATGCTGGTCGAACCAGCCAATACCCTGCTGCTCGACGAACCGACCAACCACCTCGATCCGGCGTCGGTCGACATGCTCACCGACGCCCTCTCGGACTTTCCCGGCACGATCATCTTCATTTCACACGACCCGACCTTTCTGACCAGAGTCTGCACGCGCGTCATTGAAATCGAAGAGGGCAAGGCCCGCAGCTTCACCGGCGACTATGAATATTACTTGTGGAAGAAGGCGCAGGAAATCGAATCCATCAAGGAATCGAGCGAGGATCTGAAGGGGGCGGATCGCGGGAAAACCGTCGGACCGACCAAGGCCATGTTGTCGCAGACTCAGGCCAAACCCTCAGCCGGAGAGCGCCGCGATCTGAGTAAGACCCAGGCCCGCCTGGAGAAGCAAATCGTCAAAGCTGAAGCCGATATCGCCGAATGCGAGACGAAGATTAAAGCGCGGGACCTCGAGCTAGCCAACCCGGCACTCTACAAAGATGAATCCACCAAGTGGAGCGTGCTGCAAACGGAATACGAGGGCTGGAAGAGTGAGCTGGCGCGGCTCACAACCAGGTGGGAAACGCTCTCAGCCGAACTGGAAGGCGTCAAACAAAAGCTGACGGCTTACGCGTAA